The window TCTTCTCCGCCATCACCGGATACTCTTTAAGAAGCGCATCGTGGAACGCCAGTCCCGGCATGTCGGCGATCCCGAGGTCGGTCAAGATCAGATCATAATCCTCCGATCGAAGCCGCTCCAATGCAGCACGACCGCTCTCCACCCCCTCGACACGGAATCCTTCCGACCGCAAGATATAGGTGCACATTTCCAGGGCCGCATTGGAGTCATCGACGATGAGAATTCTCCTCCCCGCATAGCTCCCCCCTTTGGCCCCCTCAGCCACTCTCCGATCCCTTCCCTGTCCGTTGATCGGAAAGGTGACGATAAAGGTCACCCCCTCTCCGAATAAATTTTCGATGAGGATCTCCCCGCCATGCTCCTTGACGATCCCGTAAGAAATGGAGAGCCCCAAACCGGTTCCGACGCCGACCTCTTTGGTCGTAAAAAACGGCTCGAAAACCTTCGGCAAGACGTCCGGGAGAATCCCTTGACCGGTATCGTGGAAGGAAATGGAAACAAGACCATTCCTGCTCTCGCTTGAAATCGTCAACCGTAAAGGGCTGGTGCTCAATTTCTTCTTTTCAAGCAGCGCTTGGTGCGCATTATGGATGATGTTGAAAAAGACCTGCTGCATCTGGTGCGGATCGACCCATATGGGAGGGATGGAATCGGAGAGGTTCTCGATGATTTCAACGCCGTCGGTTTCAAGCTGATATCGTTTTAGCTCAAGCGCTTTCCGGATAATATCGTTGATGTTGTTATAGCTCTTTTCGGCAGGATGGCGCCGGGCGAAGGTCAGAAGATTGCGGATGATCTCGGAGCAACTCATCGCCTCGCTGAATATTTTTTCGAGAAATTCCCGATCGCGCGGATTCTCGGTCGTCTCCAGCAAGAGCTGCGTAAACCCGACAACGCTCGTGAGGGGGTTATTGATCTCATGGGCCACCCCGGAAACCAACTCCCCGATGGCGGAGAGCTTTTCCGTTTGGATCAGTTGCCCCTGGAGCCGACGCAACTCCGTCACCTTCTGCTCCAGATCTTGATACAGCTTGACATTATCGATCGCAATGGCGACCTGCGAGGCGATGGTCGTCAGAAAATCGAGCCGCTCCTGCTGAATCCGCCCCGCCTCCACCGATTTGGGGCAAAACAATCCAATCACCCCGATGGCTTTCCCTTTAACCATCAAAGGAATTCCAATCATAGAGGTGATTCCGGAGCGCTCGGTCACGTCCCGATAAACCAGGCGGTGATCTTTCCGCACATCCGGAACAAAGATCAACTTCTCTTTCTCGAAAACCTCTCCTAAAACCCCCTGCCCCGGACGAAGGGTGAGTGATTTCAGGGAGATCTGGTCTGAAAACCCGCGCGCGGCGACTACCTCCAAGAGCCGTTGAATCGGATTATACAACATGATCCAGACCGCCTCCGATTCGGTAATCCCGGCGACATGATTCAGAATAATTTTGACAACCGTATCGATCGACAATGAGGAGGTCGTCGCCTGACTGAGTTGAAAAAGGGCCAGCGCCTCTTTTTCCCTTCTCAAATGCGACTTCTGAAGCTGAATCCGCTCCAGAGCCAAACCAATCTGTCCGCCGACCGCCTCAAGCCATTTTTTTTCCCGCGGCGTCAGATCCGTCGGCTGACTCGACCAGAATGAAAGAACCCCCACCACCCGCTCCGAAGACCGAAGCGGGACAGCGCCGCAAAGGGTCGTTCCCTCCTTTTGTAAAGACGGTAAAGAATCCTTCTGCTGGGCCTCTCCTCCCTTTGCAACCCTTTCGATAACCCCGTAACCTGACTTGGCTCGCCGTTCTTTTAAATCGGAGATCGACTCAAGAGGAAGCGCAACAGAGGCCGCCAGACCGAGATCTTCTCCCTGCCAATCGACGAGAAAGAGCGCGCCGGCGGAAAGTGCCGGAAGCTGCTCCTGCACCTTTGCAAATACCTTTTTGAAAAGATCATCGACCTCCACCCCTTGCGTCATTAATACCGAGATCTCATTGAGCGCATCGAGATCCTCGATGGAAGAACGAAGCTCTTGTTGATGATCAAGACGGAAGAGAGCGAATAAAACCCCGCCGACCAGCAAGGAGAAAAGAAAAATAGACAAAGGGATCGAAGCGGGAGAGATATTTCTGGTGATCAGATATGCGAATAAAAGATAGGAAAAGGAGAGGACGAGAACCGCCGGAAGTATATAC of the Candidatus Manganitrophus noduliformans genome contains:
- a CDS encoding GAF domain-containing protein, with translation MKNKTRPYILPAVLVLSFSYLLFAYLITRNISPASIPLSIFLFSLLVGGVLFALFRLDHQQELRSSIEDLDALNEISVLMTQGVEVDDLFKKVFAKVQEQLPALSAGALFLVDWQGEDLGLAASVALPLESISDLKERRAKSGYGVIERVAKGGEAQQKDSLPSLQKEGTTLCGAVPLRSSERVVGVLSFWSSQPTDLTPREKKWLEAVGGQIGLALERIQLQKSHLRREKEALALFQLSQATTSSLSIDTVVKIILNHVAGITESEAVWIMLYNPIQRLLEVVAARGFSDQISLKSLTLRPGQGVLGEVFEKEKLIFVPDVRKDHRLVYRDVTERSGITSMIGIPLMVKGKAIGVIGLFCPKSVEAGRIQQERLDFLTTIASQVAIAIDNVKLYQDLEQKVTELRRLQGQLIQTEKLSAIGELVSGVAHEINNPLTSVVGFTQLLLETTENPRDREFLEKIFSEAMSCSEIIRNLLTFARRHPAEKSYNNINDIIRKALELKRYQLETDGVEIIENLSDSIPPIWVDPHQMQQVFFNIIHNAHQALLEKKKLSTSPLRLTISSESRNGLVSISFHDTGQGILPDVLPKVFEPFFTTKEVGVGTGLGLSISYGIVKEHGGEILIENLFGEGVTFIVTFPINGQGRDRRVAEGAKGGSYAGRRILIVDDSNAALEMCTYILRSEGFRVEGVESGRAALERLRSEDYDLILTDLGIADMPGLAFHDALLKEYPVMAEKILFLAEERINPEARRFLEERKVEILFRPFGMTALKEAVYRSLITSLKA